In Novosphingobium kaempferiae, the DNA window GCTCAGCCGTCGTTTCGGTGTGGCATGGTGCGTCGCAGGCCCTTCGGCGCTGATCGGTGCCTCCAACTTCTTCGAACTGGCTGTGGCCGCTGCCATCAGCCTCTTTGGCCTCAGTTCCGGCGCCGCGCTGGCGACGGTCGTGGGCGTACTGGTAGAAGTGCCGGTGATGCTGTCGATCGTCGCCTTGGTGAAGCGGACCCGCCCCTGGTACGAGAAAGGTATTTCCGCGTGAGACTGCGTGAACTCGTTGACCCTGATTATCTTCCAGCCCTGGACAAGACTTTCGCGCTGGCTCGTCCCGCCGTGGGTCTTGGCGCGGATCAACCGGCTCCGCGCATCCTGCTGCTCTACGGCTCGCTGCGGGAACGCTCTTTCTCGCGCCTCGCCGTGGAAGAGGCGGCCCGCCTGCTGCAGTTCTTCGGCGCCGAGACACGAATCTTCGATCCCAGCGACCTGCCGCTGCCCGATCAGGTAGCCGGAGACGATCATCCTGCCGTTCATGAACTACGCGAGCACGCGCTATGGTCGGAAGGCATGGTCTGGTGCAGCCCGGAGCGGCATGGCCAGATCAGTGGCATCATGAAGACGCAGATTGACCATCTCCCGCTTCAGATGCGCGGGATGCGGCCGACGCAGGGGCGAACGCTTGCGGTCATGCAGGTGTCGGGCGGCTCGCAGTCTTTCAATGCCGTCAACTCGCTCCGCCTGCTGGGCCGCTGGATGCGGATGTTCACGATTCCTAATCAGTCCTCGGTGGCGATGGCCTACCAGGAGTTCGACGAAGGCGGTCGGATGCGGGCGTCGAGCTATTACGACCGCATCGTCGATGTGATGGAGGAACTGGTGCGCTTCACAGTGCTGATGCGGCCGCACGCGGCGCAGCTCGTTGACCGATACTCTGAACGGAAGGAGGCTGGTGTCCCTATCGACTCCACTGCGGACCTTTCTGCTATAGCGATAGCGGGCCAGTCCTGATTCCACGGTCGACCCTTTGCGGCCACTCAAGACCACTTTTAGCCTTCTCAAAAGCGGACATGGCGTTGGGGCGTGCGGTAGGGTCGCGTACGTCGGAAAAGTCGGATGAGCCGGAAGGTCTACTTTCGCGGACCGATGGTGTTTGAACTGCCGTTCGTTCAGGTCTTAGCGTCTTACCTTGGGAGCAGGATCTTGAAGTAGCTACGTTAAACAGCCACGAACGGCTCCTATCAAGCGTGGAAACGTCCGACACGCGTTAT includes these proteins:
- the arsH gene encoding arsenical resistance protein ArsH, which produces MRLRELVDPDYLPALDKTFALARPAVGLGADQPAPRILLLYGSLRERSFSRLAVEEAARLLQFFGAETRIFDPSDLPLPDQVAGDDHPAVHELREHALWSEGMVWCSPERHGQISGIMKTQIDHLPLQMRGMRPTQGRTLAVMQVSGGSQSFNAVNSLRLLGRWMRMFTIPNQSSVAMAYQEFDEGGRMRASSYYDRIVDVMEELVRFTVLMRPHAAQLVDRYSERKEAGVPIDSTADLSAIAIAGQS